From Tripterygium wilfordii isolate XIE 37 chromosome 13, ASM1340144v1, whole genome shotgun sequence, the proteins below share one genomic window:
- the LOC120013669 gene encoding sialidase-like isoform X1, whose amino-acid sequence MYNRSSLRESQVGGRNVPGTGSQKQQHRRGQSLTFPSKDTDENLDLFSKNLRGLSVASSDVSSDAVSVKLGRLSVGSAKLARSGIEDLLSSAEGEGGKHDYDWLLTPPGTPQCEAQSTVVAPRSSAMSRSVSATKASRLSVSQSESNHSTRPARSSSVTRPSVSTSQFSSYSSSRSSNILNTSSASVSSYTRPSSPITRSPSTARPSSPITRSPSTARPSSPITRSPSTARPLTPSARSTPSRSSTPSRIRANSPSSSVDKTRPSANSRPSTPSSRPHIPANLNSASARSNSRPSTPTRRNPAPPLSPAAGSSAGRVLSNGRNPGPSSRSSSPSPRVRAPQQPVVPPDFPLDTPPNLRTTLPDRPLSAGRSRPGAAVTVKGSPEPTAPANMPRRHSSPIVARGRLIEPPGRGRVQANGHVEPRKALHTSELPMRKPVKSSTTTTENTGFGRTISKKSLDMAIRHMDIRNGTGGVRSLSGTTLFPQSVRSAAPKSQSARFLESCNYDGSMENGDISENGSHSSRHSESGNGADNGRYSAIDDCSRYDAILLKEDSKNTSWLHSVDDDQASVFDHGFEPPPEPFGMS is encoded by the exons ATGTATAATAGGAGTAGCCTTAGGGAGTCCCAGGTCGGCGGGAGGAATGTTCCGGGGACGGGATCGCAGAAGCAGCAGCACCGGCGAGGTCAAAGTTTGACTTTCCCTTCAAAGGATACAGACGAGAATCTCGATCTCTTCTCCAAGAATCTCCGTGGTCTGTCCGTTGCCTCCTCCGATGTGTCCTCTGATG CAGTTTCGGTTAAATTGGGGAGGCTCTCGGTTGGATCAGCTAAATTGGCTAGGAGTGGAATAGAAGATCTGTTGTCATCAGCTGAGGGAGAGGGAGGAAAGCACGATTATGATTG GCTTCTCACTCCTCCTGGAACTCCTCAATGTGAGGCTCAATCAACTGTTGTGGCTCCAAGAAGCAGTGCCATGTCCAGATCTGTTTCAGCAACGAAGGCTTCCAGG cTATCTGTTTCACAGTCGGAGAGCAACCATTCTACACGACCAGCTAGAAGTAGTTCGGTTACTCGCCCTTCTGTCTCCACTTCACAATTCAGTTCCTATTCCTCGAGCAGATCTTCTAACATCCTAAATACGAGCTCAGCTTCAGTCTCATCTTACACTAGACCATCATCTCCCATTACCCGCTCTCCCTCAACAGCTAGACCATCTTCTCCAATTACCCGCTCTCCCTCAACAGCTAGACCATCATCTCCAATTACCCGCTCTCCCTCGACAGCTAGACCATTGACCCCATCTGCTCGGTCAACACCATCAAGGTCATCAACTCCTTCGAGAATTCGTGCAAACTCCCCCAGCTCTTCAGTTGACAAGACTCGTCCATCAGCCAATTCAAGGCCATCTACTCCAAGTTCCAGGCCTCATATACCTGCAAACTTGAATTCTGCATCTGCTAGATCAAATTCTCGTCCATCAACTCCTACTCGTCGGAATCCAGCTCCACCTTTGTCTCCTGCAGCTGGTTCTTCAGCTGGACGGGTTCTTTCAAATGGACGCAATCCCGGACCATCTTCTCGATCGAGCTCCCCAAGCCCACGAGTCCGGGCCCCTCAACAGCCTGTTGTTCCTCCTGATTTCCCTCTTGACACACCACCAAACCTTAGAACAACTTTGCCAGACAGGCCGCTTTCTGCTGGTAGGTCACGGCCTGGTGCTGCTGTCACTGTGAAGGGGAGTCCTGAACCTACAGCTCCCGCCAATATGCCAAGAAGACATTCTTCACCTATTGTTGCAAGGGGGAGACTTATCGAGCCCCCTGGAAGGGGACGAGTGCAAGCTAATGGGCATGTTGAGCCTCGAAAGGCGTTACATACTTCTGAGTTGCCAATGCGAAAACCTGTCAAGTCTTCAACCACGACAACAGAGAACACTGGATTTGGGAGGACAATTTCTAAGAAATCACTGGATATGGCTATCAGACATATG GATATAAGAAATGGCACAGGTGGTGTACGTTCACTATCAGGAACCACACTGTTTCCTCAGAGCGTTCGGTCTGCTGCACCAAAATCCCAATCTGCTCGTTTCTTGGAATCCTGCAACTACGATGGAAGCATGGAAAATGGAGACATCTCAGAGAATGGGAGCCATAGTAGTAGGCATTCAGAATCTGGAAACGGAGCAGACAACGGAAGATACTCTGCCATCGATGATTGCTCTCGTTATGATGCGATACTGTTAAAAGAGGACTCTAAAAACACCAGTTGGCTGCATAGTGTTGATGATGACCAAGCATCAGTCTTTGACCATGGATTTGAACCTCCGCCTGAACCTTTTGGCATGTCATAA
- the LOC120013669 gene encoding translation initiation factor IF-2-like isoform X2: MYNRSSLRESQVGGRNVPGTGSQKQQHRRGQSLTFPSKDTDENLDLFSKNLRGLSVASSDVSSDVSVKLGRLSVGSAKLARSGIEDLLSSAEGEGGKHDYDWLLTPPGTPQCEAQSTVVAPRSSAMSRSVSATKASRLSVSQSESNHSTRPARSSSVTRPSVSTSQFSSYSSSRSSNILNTSSASVSSYTRPSSPITRSPSTARPSSPITRSPSTARPSSPITRSPSTARPLTPSARSTPSRSSTPSRIRANSPSSSVDKTRPSANSRPSTPSSRPHIPANLNSASARSNSRPSTPTRRNPAPPLSPAAGSSAGRVLSNGRNPGPSSRSSSPSPRVRAPQQPVVPPDFPLDTPPNLRTTLPDRPLSAGRSRPGAAVTVKGSPEPTAPANMPRRHSSPIVARGRLIEPPGRGRVQANGHVEPRKALHTSELPMRKPVKSSTTTTENTGFGRTISKKSLDMAIRHMDIRNGTGGVRSLSGTTLFPQSVRSAAPKSQSARFLESCNYDGSMENGDISENGSHSSRHSESGNGADNGRYSAIDDCSRYDAILLKEDSKNTSWLHSVDDDQASVFDHGFEPPPEPFGMS; the protein is encoded by the exons ATGTATAATAGGAGTAGCCTTAGGGAGTCCCAGGTCGGCGGGAGGAATGTTCCGGGGACGGGATCGCAGAAGCAGCAGCACCGGCGAGGTCAAAGTTTGACTTTCCCTTCAAAGGATACAGACGAGAATCTCGATCTCTTCTCCAAGAATCTCCGTGGTCTGTCCGTTGCCTCCTCCGATGTGTCCTCTGATG TTTCGGTTAAATTGGGGAGGCTCTCGGTTGGATCAGCTAAATTGGCTAGGAGTGGAATAGAAGATCTGTTGTCATCAGCTGAGGGAGAGGGAGGAAAGCACGATTATGATTG GCTTCTCACTCCTCCTGGAACTCCTCAATGTGAGGCTCAATCAACTGTTGTGGCTCCAAGAAGCAGTGCCATGTCCAGATCTGTTTCAGCAACGAAGGCTTCCAGG cTATCTGTTTCACAGTCGGAGAGCAACCATTCTACACGACCAGCTAGAAGTAGTTCGGTTACTCGCCCTTCTGTCTCCACTTCACAATTCAGTTCCTATTCCTCGAGCAGATCTTCTAACATCCTAAATACGAGCTCAGCTTCAGTCTCATCTTACACTAGACCATCATCTCCCATTACCCGCTCTCCCTCAACAGCTAGACCATCTTCTCCAATTACCCGCTCTCCCTCAACAGCTAGACCATCATCTCCAATTACCCGCTCTCCCTCGACAGCTAGACCATTGACCCCATCTGCTCGGTCAACACCATCAAGGTCATCAACTCCTTCGAGAATTCGTGCAAACTCCCCCAGCTCTTCAGTTGACAAGACTCGTCCATCAGCCAATTCAAGGCCATCTACTCCAAGTTCCAGGCCTCATATACCTGCAAACTTGAATTCTGCATCTGCTAGATCAAATTCTCGTCCATCAACTCCTACTCGTCGGAATCCAGCTCCACCTTTGTCTCCTGCAGCTGGTTCTTCAGCTGGACGGGTTCTTTCAAATGGACGCAATCCCGGACCATCTTCTCGATCGAGCTCCCCAAGCCCACGAGTCCGGGCCCCTCAACAGCCTGTTGTTCCTCCTGATTTCCCTCTTGACACACCACCAAACCTTAGAACAACTTTGCCAGACAGGCCGCTTTCTGCTGGTAGGTCACGGCCTGGTGCTGCTGTCACTGTGAAGGGGAGTCCTGAACCTACAGCTCCCGCCAATATGCCAAGAAGACATTCTTCACCTATTGTTGCAAGGGGGAGACTTATCGAGCCCCCTGGAAGGGGACGAGTGCAAGCTAATGGGCATGTTGAGCCTCGAAAGGCGTTACATACTTCTGAGTTGCCAATGCGAAAACCTGTCAAGTCTTCAACCACGACAACAGAGAACACTGGATTTGGGAGGACAATTTCTAAGAAATCACTGGATATGGCTATCAGACATATG GATATAAGAAATGGCACAGGTGGTGTACGTTCACTATCAGGAACCACACTGTTTCCTCAGAGCGTTCGGTCTGCTGCACCAAAATCCCAATCTGCTCGTTTCTTGGAATCCTGCAACTACGATGGAAGCATGGAAAATGGAGACATCTCAGAGAATGGGAGCCATAGTAGTAGGCATTCAGAATCTGGAAACGGAGCAGACAACGGAAGATACTCTGCCATCGATGATTGCTCTCGTTATGATGCGATACTGTTAAAAGAGGACTCTAAAAACACCAGTTGGCTGCATAGTGTTGATGATGACCAAGCATCAGTCTTTGACCATGGATTTGAACCTCCGCCTGAACCTTTTGGCATGTCATAA